The following coding sequences are from one Phoenix dactylifera cultivar Barhee BC4 unplaced genomic scaffold, palm_55x_up_171113_PBpolish2nd_filt_p 001409F, whole genome shotgun sequence window:
- the LOC120103779 gene encoding probable pectin methyltransferase QUA2, protein MSRPLYRGLSGGGRVSDDIGGYKMFDQKYQVKDSLENGFGHEATSPGRGARSRPSLTLLLLKLGLVLVTILALLGSLYWAVSISNSSRHNISHGYRRLQEQLVADLSDIGELSLGKARLKELEFCPPEYENYVPCYYNISESLDLGDHEAPIEYERQCVRESAIDRDCLILPPRNYRIPLRWPSGRDIIWKENVKITGQEFSSGSLTKRMMVEEEQISFHSDSLMVDGVEDYSHQIAEMIGLRNESNFNEAGVRTVLDIGCGFGSFGAHLFSKQLLTLCIANYEVAGSQVQLTLERGIPAMIGSFASKQLPYPYLSFDMLHCARCGIEWEKNDGIFLVEVDRLLRPGGYFVWTSLMNTHRSLRDKENQRKWTSIRDFTENLCWDMLSQQDETIVWKKTSKKKCYSSRKSGPAVCGRSHDIESPYYQPLNPCIAGTRSQRWVPIEYRTPWPTQAKLNSTELDIHGVHLEYFAEDAANWNSVVRNYWSLLSPLIFSDHPKRPGDEDPAPPFNMLRNVLDMNARFGGFNAALLDAGKSAWVMNVVPRSGPNYLPLIFDRGFIGVQHDWCEAFPTYPRTYDMMHADGLLSLEKHQKHRCSMLDIFLEIDRILRPEGWVILHDSAPLIQEARSVITQLKWDTRMMEVNGNNDEKLLVCQKPFFMKQQ, encoded by the exons ATGTCGAGGCCTCTATATCGCGGGCTATCCGGCGGCGGACGGGTTAGTGACGACATCGGCGGCTATAAGATGTTTGATCAGAAGTACCAGGTGAAGGATTCTTTGGAGAATGGATTTGGTCATGAGGCCACGAGCCCAGGCAGAGGAGCAAGAAGCCGGCCAAGCCTGACGTTATTGCTTCTTAAGCTTGGTCTAGTCCTCGTCACCATCCTCGCACTCTTGGGATCGCTCTATTGGGCTGTCTCCATCTCCAACTCCTCTCGCCACAACATTTCTCATGGCTACCGGCGGCTCCAAGAGCAGCTTGTAGCTGACTTATCGGATATCGGGGAGCTGTCGCTGGGCAAAGCAAGGttgaaggagctggaattctgcCCGCCAGAGTATGAGAACTATGTCCCATGTTACTACAATATTTCAGAGAGCTTGGATTTGGGAGATCATGAGGCCCCTATCGAATACGAGCGTCAATGTGTTCGAGAGTCTGCGATTGATAGGGACTGTTTGATTCTGCCACCAAGGAATTATAGAATTCCTCTGAGGTGGCCAAGTGGGAGAGATATCATTTGGAAGGAGAATGTGAAGATCACCGGGCAGGAATTCTCATCTGGGAGCCTAACCAAGAG GATGATGGTGGAGGAAGAGCAGATCTCTTTCCACTCTGACTCccttatggttgatggagtggAAGACTATTCACATCAAATAGCTGAAATGATTGGGCTGAGGAATGAGTCTAATTTCAATGAAGCTGGG GTCAGAACTGTCCTGGATATAGGGTGTGGATTTGGTAGCTTTGGAGCACATCTTTTCTCAAAGCAGCTGCTGACCCTGTGCATTGCTAACTATGAGGTTGCTGGTAGTCAAGTTCAACTCACTCTTGAGAGAGGCATTCCTGCTATGATTGGCTCATTTGCATCAAAACAGTTGCCGTATCCATATCTTTCCTTTGATATGTTGCATTGTGCAAGATGTGGGATTGAGTGGGAGAAAAATG ATGGTATTTTCTTGGTTGAAGTTGACAGACTTTTGAGGCCTGGGGGTTATTTTGTCTGGACTTCACTAATGAATACTCATAGATCTCTACGTGACAAAGAGAACCAAAGGAAGTGGACAAGCATTCGTGATTTCACTGAAAATCTGTGTTGGGATATGTTGTCACAACAAGATGAGACGATTGTGTGGAAAAAGACCAGTAAAAAGAAATGTTACAGTTCTAG GAAATCTGGACCTGCAGTCTGTGGTAGAAGCCATGATATTGAATCTCCATATTACCAACCACTCAATCCATGCATAGcgggaaccagaagtcagcgtTGGGTTCCCATTGAATATCGTACACCTTGGCCTACTCAGGCTAAATTGAATTCTACTGAACTTGACATACATG GTGTACACCTAGAATACTTTGCTGAGGATGCTGCAAACTGGAACTCAGTGGTTCGAAATTATTGGTCTCTTCTCTCACCTCTGATATTCTCAGATCATCCAAAGAGACCTGGTGATGAAGATCCTGCCCCACCCTTTAACATGCTCAGAAATGTGCTAGACATGAATGCTCGATTTGGTGGTTTCAATGCTGCTTTATTAGATGCTGGAAAATCTGCGTGGGTGATGAATGTGGTGCCTAGAAGTGGCCCTAACTACCTTCCGCTCATTTTCGATAGGGGATTTATTGGTGTTCAGCATGATTG GTGTGAAGCATTTCCAACATATCCAAGAACTTATGATATGATGCATGCTGATGGATTGCTATCTCTTGAAAAACATCAGAAGCACAGGTGCTCCATGCTTGACATATTCTTGGAGATTGATCGCATTCTACGACCAGAG GGCTGGGTGATACTTCATGATTCTGCTCCTCTTATTCAAGAAGCCAGATCTGTAATAACACAGCTAAAGTGGGATACGCGCATGATGGAGGTTAATGGTAACAACGATGAGAAGCTCCTCGTTTGTCAGAAGCCCTTCTTCATGAAGCAACAATAA